Proteins encoded within one genomic window of Pseudomonadota bacterium:
- a CDS encoding tyrosine-type recombinase/integrase, producing MRGLILCNKCRKKMNGVCLCTPEGNPHCIIKLYWKGKNYEYRRDNQGYLYTYKRAVDTLTEIALDIKKGIFDPVSWTDAKIKESKFEVQIHRWLQEKEQMESFGELSPGTVDSYRGYVKNHFPMLYEHDVNKVKREHIVSLKDALSSVKIKTRKNILNALHNFFNWLVERGTISACPSFPEVKGDDSVQRRAIEFKLQDNALALIPEAYRDAIEFLFETGLRPGEACALLCKHIDPDNRTALVERTYVRGNTIKESTKQNKKRIIPLSNRAYEIVVKHMKDKLPRQFLFINQRTGKGILPKTLWYQWHKYSALDVCLYEGTRHSFGSQLIQNNDVTLVKELMGHSDIRTTVKYLHLKMDKLEGAVNNRKVISLANRTRIEPVSDEVETCN from the coding sequence ATGAGGGGACTTATTCTTTGCAATAAGTGTCGCAAAAAGATGAATGGAGTATGCCTATGTACTCCAGAAGGAAATCCACACTGTATTATAAAACTCTACTGGAAAGGCAAAAATTATGAATATCGGAGAGACAACCAGGGGTATCTCTACACATATAAGAGAGCGGTGGATACCTTAACGGAGATAGCGCTGGATATTAAAAAGGGCATATTTGACCCTGTGTCCTGGACAGATGCAAAGATCAAAGAGAGTAAGTTTGAGGTACAGATCCACAGATGGTTACAGGAGAAGGAACAAATGGAAAGTTTCGGTGAGTTGTCTCCCGGGACCGTGGACTCATACCGTGGATATGTAAAGAACCATTTTCCCATGCTTTATGAACATGACGTAAACAAGGTTAAGAGGGAGCACATAGTTTCCTTAAAAGACGCCCTCTCTTCTGTAAAGATCAAGACCAGGAAAAACATATTAAATGCCCTCCATAACTTTTTTAACTGGCTCGTCGAAAGAGGCACTATAAGCGCCTGTCCCTCATTCCCAGAGGTCAAAGGTGATGATAGCGTACAAAGGCGTGCTATAGAGTTTAAACTTCAGGATAATGCACTGGCGTTGATTCCAGAGGCATATCGTGATGCTATCGAGTTTCTCTTTGAGACAGGACTCAGACCAGGGGAAGCCTGTGCTTTACTATGCAAACATATAGACCCGGACAACAGGACGGCGTTGGTGGAGAGAACCTATGTGCGAGGGAACACAATCAAGGAAAGCACTAAACAGAATAAGAAGCGGATAATACCTCTATCGAATAGGGCCTACGAGATCGTCGTAAAACACATGAAAGATAAATTACCAAGGCAGTTCCTTTTCATAAACCAAAGAACAGGCAAAGGAATATTACCAAAAACATTGTGGTATCAATGGCACAAGTACAGTGCCCTGGATGTTTGCCTGTATGAAGGGACCCGACATAGTTTTGGATCACAGTTAATACAAAATAATGATGTAACACTGGTGAAAGAACTCATGGGTCATTCTGATATCAGAACCACGGTGAAATATCTCCATCTCAAAATGGACAAACTAGAGGGTGCTGTCAATAATCGAAAGGTGATATCCCTGGCAAATAGAACCAGAATAGAACCAGTTTCTGATGAGGTTGAAACTTGCAACTAA